GAAAAGTACTGTCCTCTGCTTATGGACTATAAAGTCATGGTTCCCAAGAGCCATTTTTGGGCACCATCTGGCTTTTAGAACATTCCCAAATCTGGAAGTGGTTAGCAAAGAGGTAGTCCTGGTCACCCAGCACTAATAAATAGGTTGAATTTCCACAAAGCGCACAGCACCTGGTTTGTTCCCTGAGCAGGAAGACAGGCATGCTTTGACTGCCTATGTCTATTTAAAAAGCCACGTTTTTTACAAAAGACATGAaagagaggaaattttaaaatactgatgtgtttgtgtgtgtgcagtgaTAGCAGCTGAGGAGTAAACAGTATATGCTGATATTGGAGAAGAAAACTAGCGAAAAGAGGAAACGACTCCCTCCTCTCCGTGTGGCAAGCCTTCCGGGTGCTCGGTGCTGGCTCTGTCCCCAATTGCCAAGCACTTCCTGCATATAAATTCCTTCAATCCTCACAGCCACTTTgtggagggagaagctgagcttACAGAGGAAATTGGTTAGGGCAAGTCAATGCCAAAGCCATGTTGATTGTAAAAATCGGAGCCAGAATGGAACCTCCAGTATGTTTGACTTAAAAGCTATGCGAGCACTTAATTTATTATCCAGCACAATTCGCAGCTGAGCCGCAGCCAGGACTGGATATATAGGGGATTGTTTCCTGATTCCCTCTGCTCGGCTTATTTGATTTTtagtaataaaagacaaaagcatgTAAAAGGAGCACATTTGTAGGAAATCTCTGGGCTGGGTGGAGTAGGAGTAGAACAGGCAGACAatgctggggtgaggggtggtggtGATGCAAGGAAGGGCCCCCCCAAGAGGCACTGGCGCAAATAACCATGATCATTCATTCGGTTGGCTGCACAGGGGCTCATTCTCAGTATGACTCAAGCCTTAAGTGATGAAAACAGAAGCCATGAAAATGACATACACAGACCTATGGAAAGGCGCAGCCACCATCTCACATCCATCCCCAAATTCCTCTCATGCGAAGCGACGGGACAGGTGTAAGGAAGTTGGGGAACTATAAGTGCGAACTGAACATCTGTAGCCCATGAGAAAAGGCTGCATGCAGAAAAAGGGAGACAGATGAGCGTCTTTGTCAGCTTGCAGAACAGAGTATCAATGCTCGGAAAATGAAACTTACAAACTCTTAGGGCGGAAAGATGCCACATATCCAGTCAATAGTAGCTCTGTGGCTCTTGAGCCTGCACCTTAGCCTCATCTGGGAAGGCTTAAAAATCCTGATGTCCAGGTGCcatcccagaccaattaaatcagaactTCTGAGGGtgagtggttttttgtttgtttgtttgtttgtttgttttttaagcctcTGAGACAATGTAAGTTGGGCCAGTGTTGCAAGTCACAGTTTCCAGGCTGGAGTTTAATGGAAGGGCAaacttggtttctgttttttgttttgttatgttttttaatgaataattgcAATAGCCTAACAAAAGCATGAAAAACAACTACGATTGTCTAACAGAACCAATACTCATCTTGACTCTTTTTGATACGTTGATATTTTGCTTAATCCCTGGcaccctttccctttctctctctcttttttttttaagatttttatttatttatttgagagagagattgggagaaggagtgggaggaggggcagagggagaagcaggcttctggctgagctgagaggccgatgtgggactcgatcccaggaccctgggatcatgacctgagctgaaggcagacacttaacagactgagccacccaggcgccctccctttctctctcttgaccAGGGTTGAAAATACTGGATTggggtgcctgtggctcagttggttaagcggatgcctttggctcaggtcatgatcccagagtcctgggatcaagccctgcatcaggctccctgctcagcagagagtctgcttctccctctcctctgcccgctgctctgcctacttgtgctctctctctgtcaaataaataaataaaaatcttaaaaaaaaaaagaaatgatagaaaatactGGATTAAGAGTCTGTATTTGGTAAAGAAAAGCTTTGGTGTTTCATATAAGCATGAATTTACAAAGCGATGTACAGCCTGGTGAAAACAACAGCAAATTGTAATATGGTTGAATTCAACAGACAGTTTCAAAAAACAGGATTCTGAGTCTTCTCATGAAGTATTTGCAATGATGATAAAAGTGTATTTTGACAGTGCTGACCAACTTTTACACCTGAGTAAATGCTCAGGTTATTCGCTCTACTGACATAGAACACAGGCTTTAGAGTCAGTCAGATCTAAGCTCTGATTAACATTGTAACCTGGTCGGACTGTCTTCCCGCtccatttcttcacctgtaaacTGGGCGATACACACCCCCTCGGAGGACGGTGAAGCCGGAGTAGGAGCACCTCTCAGAGTTCTGGGACACTCTGAGGCAGGTAGGTGTCAATTTCCGACCTTCCCTTTATGTATGATTTTGaagttgtcacttttttttttttttttttttttagtctcagGAGTTTATTTACAGGGATGCTCAGTTATAGATAAAGCACTTTCTAGTATCCACATGCCTTCGCTGGAGCTACTTGGTTTCAGGTTTCTTGTCTCCTGCTTCAAGCTTGAGACTCTCAGGGGGCTGGCGATAGGCAGGGAAAGCCTCCCATGGGCTGTTCAGGTCAAACTTGCGGAACTCCTGGGCCAACTCCACTGGCTCAGCCACCACCCACTTCACCTCATCGTCATAGCGTAACTCAACGTAGCCAGACAGGGGAAAGTCTTTCCGGAAAGGATGTCCCTCAAAGCCATAGTCTGTCAAGGATCCTTCTTAGGTCAGGGTGGTTAGCAAAGAAGACTCCAAACATGTCCCAGATCTCCCTCTCATACCAGTTAGCTGCCTTAAACACAGAAACCGTGGACTCAATGGGTGTCAGGTCATCTGTATAGGTCTTCACACGGATCCGAGAGTTGAAGCGCAGAGAAAGCAGGTTGTAAACAATCTCAAAACGGTTCTGCCGAGTGGGGATGTCCACTGCTGTCAAGTCAGCCAAGGACTTGAATTGTGCATTGGTGTGATCCCTGAGGAAAGTCAGCACTGGGATGACTCCATCAGGATGGATACAGATCTCTAACTCATTGAAGCAAGACACCTGAACTTGCTGGACGTACTTGGGCAGAATTTCAGCCACATACTCTCCAAATGCTGAGAGCTGCTTGTGGGCCACATCATCCCGTGGTCTGACAGTGGGGCGCGTGTCGGCCGCGGTGCTTTCCCTCCTCACTGGCAGCAACAGCACCGAAGGTCGCCCGGCCCCCCTGGCCAGCGCCACGGACCCCACAAGGCCCCGCCACCAGcccctcgccgccgccgccgccatgtTCCCTGATGTAACCAGGCCTGAAGTTGTCACTTTTGCTAGAGTGGATCTCAAGGGGCAGGGGTCAGTTTTGGTTGTCACAAAGGGGCATCTAGTGGCATCTAGTGGCTGAGGGATGCTGTTGAACATTACACAACGCATAGGTCAGACCCCCATGACACAGTATTATCCTGCCCCAAGTGTCAGTGaggctgaggttgagaaaccctacCACTGAGGATGCACAACTTCAGAGACTCTACCGAGGGTATGTGATGTCACTTTGGATGAGGAAATGGGAGATTCAGGAAAGTCGGGTGATCTGTCTAAAAACCATAGTGTActtggggagggggctgagggaggcACAGATTGGACCCTTGGACGGGAAACCAAATCCTTTTTTACCCCAAAAGATGCTCTTTCCACTATATCATAGTGCCACCTGTCCTGAAGTAGAATAAGAATTGTTAAGGGACCCACACCATGTGAcaaatctgagaaaataaaaccactaGAGACTGGAACAGCTAATTATTCTAAAGCTTTCAAATGTGTCACACATGCTCATATTATTTACAAAACACATGCAAATACAGACTCAAAAATAACTAATTTTGACATGTTGTCTTTTAGGAAGTAGCCAAGGCTAGACCCCTGAGAGAAAACCATTGCACATTTGCCAGAGCTAGCCACAATGGCAAAGGGGACATGTCCCCATCACCCTAGCCCCTACAAGAGCTTCCCCATGTCCAAGATCCTCAGTTCTTTGGGGAAGTgaatctctctctccaaatatcaTTGAATCAGGACTCAATCTCTCCAGGGAAGTATGACGTGGTTGTTTTGTGCTGATTACATATAGATAGTGAGATATTTCCGCACAGCAAATACTACGGGCAAGACAGCAGTCTGGGTAGAAGTTGACAAGTGGTAATGTCAGAAATATTGAACACTGCTGATAAAGGCGAGTCATTGGCAACAGCTAAAGTTgattttttggtctttcttttagaaacacttgatagcttttttttttcttttagtaacacTTGATAGCTATTTctaaaagagctttttttttcttttagtaacacTTGATAGCTATTTCTAAAAGAGCTATATTGAGCTTTTTGATGAGAAATCAAGGACAACACAAATCAAGTAAATATTAGGGATTTTACCTATGGAAGTTAATCATTGCTCAGATTTAACCAATGTTCATGAAGAACTAGACTCCAGAGGTCCATTATTGATTGCTAAAGtcagtagatatttttattttttcaagtttttatttaaattccagttggttaacatacagtgtaatattggtttcaggagaatttagtgattcatcacttaaacatacaacacccagtgctcatcagaataagtgccctccctaatgcccaccccccacctagtcggtcccctacccacctcccctccagcaacccgcagtttgtttcctacagttaactATTTCCTggtttgtgtctgtttctcttgtgttcatctgttttgttccttaaattccacctacaagtgaaatcatatgttatttgtctttctctgacatatttcattTAGGACAATACGATCTAGCTCCATACACATTGTTGgtaacagcaagatttcattttttttatggttttttcattatatataccacatcttctttacccactcatcaATGAACACTCGGGGTCTTTCcatacatagtttggctattgttgatgctgctgctgctaatATTGAGTGCATGTATCTCTTCCAAtcagtacttttgtattctttgggcaaatacctaggagtgtgattgctggttTGCGGGGTAGTTCttcttttgaggaaactccatactattttccagagtggctacactagtttgcattcccaccaacagcgcaaaaggattcccctttctccatatccttacgacagtgtaagagggttcccctttctccacatctttaccaacacctgttgttttttgtattactatttttagctattctgacaggtgtgagtttTATATTTCCCTCAAgaggagtgatgttgagcatcttttcatgggtctattggccatctgtaagtcttctttgggaaaatatctgtcCATTGTTTTTGGAGTGTTCAGTCTTTTAAGTTATTTACATACTTTGCATACAAACCCCTCATCAGATGTCCTTTGCAAACACCGCCTTCCATTCCCCAGGGTGCctgttggtttttttccttcGCTGaacagctttttatcttgatgaggtcccaagagtttatttctgcttttgtttttcttgcctcagAAGACCCATCTTGTAAGTTGCTACAGCCAGTGTCAGAGGTTACTGGTTATTATTCTCCAGTgagttatcatttttaaaaataatggtcatgaaaattaaatataaaaatcaacacTTTGTTAAATAGAGAAGCCAAACTAGTCCGTCCTGAGGATTCTAGGTGATTGCTAGATATATATATCAACTGTGTGCACCTATGATTAGCTATATCATCAAGTAGTCAGTGTTGACAATGTTTTATGCTTTTCCCCACATCCAAAAATGCAACAAGGCCTGCAAACTACAGCCAGTtgagccattttaaaaaatatttcatctttgcAGAAAAGTGATACTACAGAAAATTTCCAACCTTTAATTATAAAACGGACTTAGAGCAGACTGTTAGTTCCTCTATCATTATCACTAGGTACTATTTTGGGGTGGAAGAATAAAAGTTTtcccattcttatttttaaaaaccattcattTTTTCTGAGATTCCCATTTGTACACAGAACACTAACGTATCTTTACTTCTCAATGGGGAACCATATCCTAGATGAGCATATATTATCATGCATTAAGAGAACATAAGAAAAGCCACAAGAGAGAGACtctaaatggtttaaaaaaaggaaaagtaattacaaactgggaaaatatttgaatGTTGGCAAATGGTTAAGATCCTtaataagaacattttataaaaaaatcaacaaacaccACAAATAAGAGTTATTTAGGAAAGAGGAACAGGCAAACAAGCTTACAATGCTGAagtacacaccacacacacagacacacacacacacacacacagacaagttATTTAGTGCTTAATTGCTATTTGGAGTGTGGACTTTAAAACTTCAGTGACTGGGGTGCCCAGGTTTTGAGGACTAGCCTCTGAAATACTTGGTACACAGTAGCCAAACAGTAGCTATTATAATAGACTTGCAACAGATAAACGTGGATTCCGCTGCTTGGTTGAGGGAAAGCTGGCCCTCGTTGAAGGACCATGAAACTGTGGCCTCTTAGAGGGTAGTGTAGTTATTTGCTATCTATTGTTACCCTGCAGGTCTTGCCCAGCACGCCCCCAACACTTGTCCTTAGGAAATAGCAGATAGACAGGATTCACTGCAACATTAGAGAGCAAAAACCAGAGAAACCTCTTTCCACCAACACTGGGActggttaaaatatatatatatttttttgcatggCTTTATGTTGGAACTCAGGAGAGCAGTGCAGTTACAACACCTGACTGTGTACTTTTTCCCTGGgttacacagtttttaaaaacagactacACAACAGTGTAACATGCATACCTGTCCCAACACAGCTCCATCATTAGGTCAAGGCTTGAAGGATATGCAACAAGCTAAATAATGCTTTTTTCTCCAGTGTGGGAGTTAcattcaacttttttaaaaaatattgtttaatgtaataaatatatgcCATTTCTCTATCAGGAAAAAGCATATGTAAGgagcagcaaaaaagaaaaattggatttTCATAGTAAGTAACTTCATTTTTGCTACAATTTATATACCTTCCCCCTCCCAGCTGCATTTTTTAGTTAATGACAAAACCGTTTAgaaatgacaccataagatgaactttattttaaagctcATAAAAGGCTTCACAATATCAGTTACAAACAGAATCAACATTTCTTCCAATTTACACCTTCACATGACAATGTACTGTGTAACAAGAGATAGAGTTGAAAGATTTTGTTCTGCATGCTGCTAACACATTTCACTAGCTTTTGCTTTACTCattgatttttaatatcaaaGCAAAAAGTCATACTCTATTGGACAGAATTAATATTAGAAAGCCCTTATGAAATCAGACTTAGTCTTGTTTATAAAcatccacacccacacacatgctgAAATGGAGAGCAAAATGCAAGAAAACTACCTTGGCAGGAACAATGCTTCAAGATTTTTAATCACAGCCCTCTTGAACAAGCAGtacagtttgttttattttctccaaaagacAAAAGTCAATTTCATCCTCAGTGATGCAAATGGTAATACTGCACAGAAGCTTAGTATGAATTCACAATTCCACAGGAATCTGAAAGTTACCAAGGCAATTTTCCCTTTTAGGATCATAAAGACTACAGActtaagcttttttttctctttccatataatacacaaaatttctaaacatccttaaaaaagaaaatataaatagtctCAGTATGTTATGTAGAATCACATACtatggcaaaaatattttattcattgaagGACTAAGCCAACGTAACGTTATCTAGTCCAAGTCCATATTAATGGAACTCTTCTCATTAGGGTAACATTCCCCATTCTGATGTGGAGGCTCAGCACCAaaattttctttgccttctaaatcttcttcctttttatcagTATTTGGGCCATTTGGAGTTCTTTCCAGCTTGGGTGATTCAatttttggcttgggttgtgttACGACGGGTTCACAAGTGTTATTCAACTCctaagcaaggaaaacaaaattggtaATCAGGTTAACTCTGATCCATCCAGTCATTTTCAATTACTTTCCTAAGACACCACCTgagctatttatttttctatctcaaGGAATTCAATTTCCTCATTACACTTGCCCAAAACTATGGCTGAAGTCTGGTGAAAACAGCAGTGAATAATCTTCTATGATAATCAGGAACCTGGTAAAGTCCTCACAtcttattacctcatttaatcctcacaataatatTAAAAGGTAGAAATTATGATCCCCACCTATGAAAGATGGTTCAGAGAGGATGGTTAACTTAACCTCAAGATCAGGAAACTTAGTAAGCAAAGAACTGGGATTCCAGATCATAGCCCCCTGACTTCAAAGGCTCACAATTCTTGAcactcctgggtgactcagttggttgggcttcCAGTTCTTGACTTCTttgcctctggtcatgatctcagggtcctgggacttggcccctcatcagactccgcaccttggagtctgcttgggaagTTCTCTCCCCcagtccttctgcccctccccctgctcacatgctttttctccaaaataaataaaatctttaagaaaaaaaaaaaaaaaaaaaaaaggctcacaATTCTTTGTGTTTCAACATTCTTCCAGAGGAAAAGCATCCCTTGGTTTTCTTCTCAACTTTCTTCAAAGCCTCACACACCTCAGCAAGGCCTTCCTTGATAAAATACCTGGGTCCTTCTCTAGTGCCCAGTATCTCCTAACCCTTTGACTACTTAATTTTTGCCCTCAGCACCTGACCGCATCTGATACACTTCCTCTCCTCGTTTGCTGTCAAGCCTTCCTCAAACCAGCAGGTAACTGCCACAATGGCAGGGActcaacaaatatatttgttgaactgaatgaataatgaaaaaatggaaacttaagagaaatatataccattttctatattttgtagTATCAATAATGAACTAATAAATCTGGTCTCAATCAGGATGAGGTTAAAGAATGGTCAAagtgggcacgtgggtggctcagtgggttaagcctctgccttcggcccaggtcctgggatcgagtcccgcatcgggctctctgctcagcagggagcctgcttcctcctctctctttgtctgactctctgcctacttctgcctacttgtgatctctatccatcaaataaataaataaataaataaatcttaaaaaaaaaaaaaaaaaaaaaaaaaaaaaaaaagaatggtcaaaGAAAGAGTTATATTTAAGGTTCACAGGATTGCAGCTTGAGTCCCTGAGGAAACACAGCACCAAACATTAGACAATAATACTTacctttatttttgctttaatttcctgAGCACGTACAACTGGATCCTGATCAAGACTCTTTTTAGCCTGAGCATTCATGATATTATTCATCCACTCCATCACTTCATTAACAGACTTCTCAACCTTTTTCATCTCAGATTCATCAATATGATTGTATTTCTCATCCTGAATGGAAAAAGAGGCATGGTCATTCTGTAGACTTAAATATTtgacaatggggcacctgggtggctcagctcatgatcccaggatcctgggatcaagccccacatcaggctccctgctcagtggggagcctgcctctccctctccctctgctctacccTGGGGCTCATgttctcgctcaaataaataaataaaatcttttaaaaaaagagtatttaacaGTAACCTCTAACCTGACCCAATTTTCCATGAAGTTCAAATCTATCTCTGGTCTCAAATACCAAAAACATATTTCTCATGTGTTCACAGTGAAGGTTCCTCAACTTAGTATCAGTTTGCTAAAATCTAGGGTAACTTCCTTGCAACGCACAAAAAGACTTACATTATTTCTGAAGTCTGCAGCTACCTTGGCATAGTGTTGCAGCCTCTGTCCCAGTTCTTCAAACATTTTTGGTCGTTCCTCAGCTTCTTGAAACCGAACTTTAACTGGAGTGCCAATTTTCTAAAACAAGATGTAATAAATTAACACTTGTCTAACTGCATTTTGAAAGTTTGTAGTCTAAAACAGAGGTACCATGTCCTAGGGGGAGAGAAGGACCTACCATTAATTCTTCCAACTTGTCAACATATGCTTGTTTAGCTTGGTCCTCTCCTTCTTCATAGAGCCAGTTTTCGGTCTCCGTGAGCAATCTCAAAAAATTCTGGTGATCCTGTATATGGAACATGAGAATCCGTATCAGTGgcaattttactttaaaagttttCACAACAAGATAGAGTCATCCTCAGAAGTGCTAAACACTAAGTCACCAATCTTATTTCTAAGAAAGGCACTCTGATTAGCTGGACTCTCTTTACTGAAAAGTATCAAGGAACAATGAACACTACTAGTAGATTTTACATGAGAGATTAACAGTAATTTCTTGGCTTCTCTTTTACACGGAGACAATGTTAAGTACAGTAAACCGCTTACAGACTTAATAATACTGTATCTCAGAGTCTACTCTTGGACAATCTATACACTGAAATGGGGTTATGGAAGAGCAATTATCTTCCTGCTCTCCAAAGCAATTAGGTTTTGATGAAGTAACTTTCTATTCACTCCCACAATTATCAAAGGGAAATAGACAAGTTGACAATTCAATCACtgaacctggaaaaaaaaataataattcctaacCAATTCCCATAATATATTTCTACTCTAGTCTTGGGAGGTCTACACACCTTAGGTCATCTCTCCTTCAGAATCCCAACCTCAAGAAATCCAGGAAATGTCAGGGCAGAGCCAAAAACTAATGCTTATTACAAGGTAGCCCAAGGAACTTAGAACTAAAATAGACCCCTAAGTTGAAATTCTTTTAACTTCAGAATTAATCCCGAAACCATCCCAGATTTGTATCTAGCCAATTGTTTCTAAGCCTCATTTTCACAGTTGTGCTTCTGGGATTTACTCAGAGCCACAATGACTTTGGGAGCTTAGAAAAGGGCTAAAGGGAATAGTCTGCCCGATAAATTTTAGAATGACTGGATGAACCAGTCTTACGGGATAAAACAATGACCATGAGTAACCAAGGGAACCAGAGtcacagtaacaacaacaaaaaacaaaaatataaggaTGGAGGTCTTTAAAACCAAGGATTTTCTCCTATTTACCTTTCTAGCCCCCAACCCTTTAATGTCATGGAccctaaataaatgtttgataggttctttcttttggaaaactAAAAAGTCATTGGGACGAGTTAGAATAAAACTACATATTACTAATGAGCCGCTTTCCAGGACTGTTTAAACaatttcaagttttctgttttcaaaaagcTCATTACATAATCTAGTAGAGatttaaatgtcaaattttaCATGAAACACTTTTATTATCTGAATAAAACAGAGCTCTATACATACCTGCTCACATATAAATTTTTCATATGGTCCACACAACTTGTCCCTGAACTCATACACATACTCCTCCACAGCATTTTTAgcatcatttctttccttctccagttTATCCTGCATGATCATCTTACCCTGCCAGAAAACAGGGAAGATTAATTCCAGCTTTAGTCTTCTGCTATCTGTAACTAAATGTTAACTAGACTCTGCTTGTTAAAATCAacaattatacaaaaaaaaagtgttcacaGCTCTAATTGATACCTCATAAGTTTGTAACAAATCTTACGAAGTTCTTCATTTACTAAAATACACACAGTGggttgtgacttttttttaaaattacatgataAATTACATAGCTTTTGCATCTCAGGCTTaataccaagaagaaaaaaaaactcaattcactacaattttctttccttttaggtAGTTACATGGTTGTCTCCTATTGGGATTAATATTGGCCAATATATAATGGTTACAGGATGCTGCAACTGTATTTGAAATCAAGGATTGtaaatttatttatccacttattAATGAAATGCTGCCatctcaataaaacaaaactgtatcTCAATTATTTCACATATTCTAGACTACAAAGAAGCACAATgtattttaacagaaatatttaatatgaaaaaaaaaatatttagtgtgGCCTGAGGTACCAACTGTACTGCGCCCTGTCCTAGAACAGAGTGGCATCCAATTTCTGTCAAGACCTTGGGCAATCAATTATATACTAAGCAGAATGatctagagtatagatctttttcataaggaggcaaaaatataaacacacttcttaaaaaaaattaaactgagaaCCATTAGTTTTGGATTCCTCCTATTCTTAAAACTACACAACATGGGATATGGGAAAGAAGCACAGCTATTCCTCTATTAGGAATATGGGTAACTGGGCCAACCAATTAAATAATTCCAGAATGGAAAATAATTACCTGAAGTACTTACCTCTGTCTCAATATACATGTTAAGAAGGTCTTTCCCTAATTGCCAGACCAAGTTGGCTTCAATAGGTAGCTCAACATTCACCACCTTTATTTTGGGCTTTTTGGCTTCTGGAGGCTGGtcaactttcttttcatttgccttaggaaggggggaaaaaaaaaaaaaaaggaaaaattcctaaatcttcagaacaacaaaaaaaatctccctATCATACTTACTAAAAATAAACTCCCTAAAATCCTGAACTGGAGGAGCACACATCATCTAATTCCCACCCACCCATTTTAAACCAGACTGCAGCTACAACTGAAACATGTCATACTTTCTCTCAAGAATTCAccagaatatttttctctttgcatattgaacttaaatttaatCTTTCCTGCTAAAACTTTTCTTCAtaggtctttaatttttaagCCTGTAAGCAATGCCTAGGACTCCAAAAAAAAGTCTAAACTATTATTAAATTACCACATCTTTAAATACAATCTAGACTCTAACTAAAACAGACTGTGACCAAAGGTAAACACATTAGGATCACTTCTATTCCTCCTTTATACTCGAGTCCCCCCATCCCAGTATTATACCTGGTTCGATTACAACTAGCACTATACCGATGAGTGCCTTTTAAAGTTTCCTAATGAATTTGGGGattctaaacacacacatacataaatgtatgtatacatatataaatatctttattcctACTATCTGCCCTGGAGTCATACTCCTTTTCTTAAGCAAACATAAggtaaaaaaagagacaaaagaaccttaaaatagaaaatgaaatgatgcAGCAAATGCTAACAGTTTGCTTcaagtttttcaaaatatgtaaatacagGGCTAAAGAAGTTAAGTATCTCCTATGGCCTTTAATTTTCTAAGACTTTTCTATGTATTCCCCTTTCTACACGTTCCTACTAGCTGAGATAACAAAGAACACAACTTAGGAAACTCAGCTGTGGAACAGATTAGAAAAtaacaaacagaataaaacacaCACCCTGACTGGCTGGGACAGTCAGATAGGAAGGACTAGCCTATCAGTACAATAAATACCGCCACAGGATAattctgagaatttaaaaagtttagaaCTCTAGGCACTTCACAGAGGAAACTGGGACTTGAAAAAGGTTCAGTGGCTTGCCTAAAATGACGAAGACAGAGATGGGACTAGAACTCATG
Above is a genomic segment from Lutra lutra chromosome 3, mLutLut1.2, whole genome shotgun sequence containing:
- the LOC125096286 gene encoding LOW QUALITY PROTEIN: NADH dehydrogenase [ubiquinone] iron-sulfur protein 3, mitochondrial-like (The sequence of the model RefSeq protein was modified relative to this genomic sequence to represent the inferred CDS: deleted 1 base in 1 codon); its protein translation is MAAAAARGWWRGLVGSVALARGAGRPSVLLLPVRRESTAADTRPTVRPRDDVAHKQLSAFGEYVAEILPKYVQQVQVSCFNELEICIHPDGVIPVLTFLRDHTNAQFKSLADLTAVDIPTRQNRFEIVYNLLSLRFNSRIRVKTYTDDLTPIESTVSVFKAANWYEREIWDMFGVFFANHPDLRRILTDYGFEGHPFRKDFPLSGYVELRYDDEVKWVVAEPVELAQEFRKFDLNSPWEAFPAYRQPPESLKLEAGDKKPETK